In Puniceicoccus vermicola, the following are encoded in one genomic region:
- a CDS encoding DUF6883 domain-containing protein: protein MSPNHPRGKHKARVFETVLGISQDDWSLLEAAIRKSLSGAEWEFDGKDRYGSRFHVDLQIRLNERVGRIRTLWIVRKNENNPRLTSCFIHP, encoded by the coding sequence CTGTCTCCGAACCATCCCCGTGGTAAGCACAAGGCTCGGGTCTTTGAAACCGTGCTTGGGATTTCGCAAGATGACTGGTCACTCCTTGAGGCTGCGATTCGTAAGAGCCTTTCGGGAGCAGAGTGGGAGTTTGACGGAAAAGATCGGTATGGAAGTCGCTTTCATGTGGATCTTCAGATCAGGTTAAATGAGAGAGTGGGGCGCATCCGGACGCTTTGGATCGTTCGGAAAAACGAGAATAATCCTCGACTCACATCCTGTTTTATTCACCCTTAA